A window of the Nitrosopumilus ureiphilus genome harbors these coding sequences:
- a CDS encoding N-formylglutamate amidohydrolase, with amino-acid sequence MKLEKLPVLLSIPHGGRKKPVELDGHLCITNKDLFDDSDPFVIEMYDLGDKVQRVIKSNIARAFVDLNRSQDDLPPANPDGVIKSTTCYKKPIYHERKEPDDSLRTLLLELYYLPYHNSIQKSLKELELRLCLDCHSMASVAPGISPDAKNNKRPKFCLSNNDGQAASQEMMELLALSISESYGIERNDISLNDPFHGGHITKTYGNNPVPWIQVEMNRNLYLTDPWFDKETLSVVPTHLQKLNNQFENTLNLFFKKFDGADSWK; translated from the coding sequence ATTAAATTAGAAAAATTACCTGTTTTATTATCAATTCCACATGGTGGAAGAAAGAAACCTGTAGAACTTGATGGACATCTATGTATTACAAATAAAGATCTTTTTGATGATTCTGATCCTTTTGTAATTGAAATGTATGACTTGGGAGATAAAGTTCAACGTGTTATTAAATCAAATATTGCAAGAGCATTCGTTGATCTTAATCGCTCACAAGACGATTTACCTCCTGCAAATCCTGACGGTGTGATTAAAAGTACAACATGTTACAAAAAACCAATTTATCATGAAAGGAAAGAACCCGATGATTCTCTGAGAACATTGCTACTTGAATTGTATTATTTACCTTACCATAATTCAATTCAAAAAAGTCTTAAAGAATTAGAATTACGATTGTGTTTGGATTGCCATTCAATGGCATCAGTTGCACCAGGAATCTCCCCTGATGCTAAGAACAATAAAAGGCCAAAATTTTGTTTGTCAAATAATGATGGACAGGCTGCATCTCAGGAAATGATGGAATTGTTGGCTTTAAGCATCTCAGAATCATATGGAATTGAAAGAAATGACATCTCATTAAATGATCCATTCCATGGTGGCCATATTACAAAGACATATGGAAACAATCCTGTTCCTTGGATTCAAGTCGAAATGAATAGGAATTTGTATCTAACAGATCCTTGGTTTGATAAAGAAACATTGTCAGTAGTCCCTACACATCTACAAAAATTGAACAATCAGTTTGAAAATACATTAAATCTTTTTTTTAAAAAATTTGATGGGGCAGATTCTTGGAAGTAG
- the ggt gene encoding gamma-glutamyltransferase, with the protein MNLKQIENSFRPTQNKKSSIAKKGMVSSAFPDATKAGVEMLKKGGNAIDAACATAIALGVCEPQSSGIGGQSMGIIYLNGKSYAIDGSSRSPSLAHSSVYSKKKNRRLGYKATTVPSTLALIGFLHERFGRLEWQKIVAPSIHIAKKGYKITQLQHSLQEKELENFLSIKSKSGAKYFLKDGLVPYDVGDRFVQEDLAKTLTAISEYGYRVFYQGNIAKKIAQDMKNNHGLIREEDLAFIPEPLIRKPISRKYRHVTVSTLPPPAAGRTLLLTLMMLNHLPSKFLRSSKPSSYHFVAETFRKAFLHRVQRPFDRHTYDQIQDKLHLQRTFAKQMADSIHNSMDATLPMIDPDFGGEDTTHLSTMDDECNAVGITQSVELAYGSKAAADGLGFLYNNYMSAFEFTTPNHPYYIRPNAIPWTSVSPALIFNNSKLWMVVGSPGSQRIFSTITQFLSRIIDGNLSMDQAIERPRFHCSIGGNVSIEDGGFRTEIIDHLKEMGYDISIKERYSFYHGAIHATMKLQTQDGFQGVAEVRRDGIAEGLN; encoded by the coding sequence TTGAACCTCAAGCAAATCGAAAATTCGTTCAGACCAACTCAAAACAAAAAATCATCTATTGCAAAAAAAGGGATGGTTTCATCTGCATTTCCAGATGCAACAAAAGCAGGAGTTGAAATGCTCAAAAAAGGAGGTAATGCTATTGATGCTGCATGTGCTACAGCCATCGCACTAGGCGTATGTGAGCCTCAATCTTCTGGAATCGGTGGACAATCCATGGGCATCATTTATCTAAATGGAAAATCATATGCTATAGATGGGTCTAGCCGTTCTCCTTCATTGGCACATTCATCAGTCTATAGTAAAAAGAAAAATCGTCGACTTGGATACAAGGCAACAACTGTGCCTAGTACTCTGGCATTAATTGGATTTTTACATGAACGATTTGGTAGATTAGAATGGCAAAAGATTGTTGCACCCTCAATTCATATTGCAAAAAAAGGATACAAAATTACTCAACTTCAGCATTCCTTACAGGAAAAAGAATTAGAAAATTTTCTTTCAATAAAATCAAAATCTGGTGCAAAATATTTCCTAAAAGATGGTCTTGTTCCGTATGATGTGGGAGATAGATTTGTTCAAGAAGATCTGGCTAAAACCCTTACTGCCATTTCTGAATATGGATACCGTGTGTTCTATCAAGGGAATATTGCTAAAAAAATTGCCCAAGACATGAAAAATAATCATGGTTTGATTCGTGAAGAAGATTTAGCATTCATCCCAGAACCACTAATTCGAAAACCAATTAGTAGGAAATACCGCCATGTAACAGTATCAACTTTACCTCCGCCAGCAGCTGGAAGAACATTACTTCTCACACTAATGATGTTAAATCATCTCCCATCCAAGTTTCTACGTAGCTCAAAACCTAGCTCATACCATTTTGTTGCTGAGACATTTAGAAAAGCATTCTTGCATAGAGTACAACGACCATTTGATCGTCATACATATGATCAAATTCAAGATAAATTACATCTACAGAGAACTTTTGCAAAACAGATGGCTGATTCTATTCATAATTCCATGGATGCAACATTGCCGATGATTGATCCTGATTTTGGAGGGGAGGATACTACACATCTTTCAACTATGGATGATGAATGTAATGCTGTAGGAATTACCCAGTCTGTAGAACTGGCGTATGGATCAAAAGCAGCTGCTGATGGATTAGGATTTCTTTACAACAACTACATGTCTGCATTTGAGTTTACTACTCCAAATCATCCCTACTATATTCGACCAAATGCAATACCTTGGACTTCGGTATCTCCTGCTTTGATTTTTAATAATTCGAAACTTTGGATGGTAGTAGGAAGTCCTGGAAGTCAGAGGATATTTTCAACCATTACACAGTTTCTATCGAGAATAATTGATGGTAATTTATCTATGGATCAGGCAATTGAGAGACCCCGTTTTCATTGTTCAATTGGAGGCAATGTCAGTATAGAGGATGGAGGATTTAGAACTGAAATTATTGACCATCTCAAAGAAATGGGATATGACATTTCTATTAAAGAACGATATTCATTTTATCATGGAGCAATTCATGCTACAATGAAACTTCAAACACAAGATGGATTTCAGGGTGTTGCTGAAGTTAGACGTGATGGGATAGCAGAGGGATTAAATTAG
- a CDS encoding histone: protein MVQTKAERSAAAVKAARTRKRNAKLKAEGAAKTASKRKRTVATKKRSTTAVKKRSVSKRSAPKRKTAVKRRAAPKRKTTVKSKGRKR, encoded by the coding sequence ATGGTACAAACTAAAGCAGAAAGAAGTGCTGCTGCAGTAAAAGCAGCAAGAACTAGAAAAAGAAATGCAAAGCTAAAAGCAGAAGGTGCAGCAAAAACAGCTTCCAAAAGAAAGCGAACAGTAGCAACCAAGAAAAGATCTACAACTGCAGTAAAAAAGCGTAGTGTTTCAAAACGTAGTGCTCCAAAGAGAAAAACTGCAGTAAAACGCAGAGCCGCTCCAAAAAGGAAAACTACAGTAAAATCCAAAGGAAGAAAACGATAA
- a CDS encoding amidohydrolase family protein — translation MIIDCHVHVNQYELTQHIPLLEDRLEMLQTEMTSNNVDYAIILSSYKVNAERPSTEQIIEGIKKYDNLGVAAGFTIDHHTDDDLRNYKQLIKDGKIKAMKVYSGYEHYYPYDERYQKVYDICIEFDIPVMFHTGDTYSEKGKLRYSRPLNLDDVAVDNPELKIVMCHLGNPWIQDAQEVIYKNKNVYADVSGLVVGSFDHFFEKMMKDKVAELINYAGEPRYLLYGTDWPISTMDSYLNFVAKLNIKKAFRDNFMYKNAKALFKIS, via the coding sequence ATGATTATTGACTGCCATGTTCATGTAAACCAATATGAATTAACACAACACATTCCGTTATTAGAAGACAGATTAGAAATGCTTCAAACTGAAATGACTAGTAACAATGTTGATTATGCAATAATTTTGTCATCATACAAGGTTAATGCTGAAAGACCATCCACTGAACAAATTATTGAGGGAATTAAAAAATATGATAATCTTGGTGTTGCAGCTGGATTTACAATTGATCACCACACTGATGATGATCTGAGAAATTATAAACAATTGATTAAAGATGGTAAAATTAAAGCCATGAAAGTTTACTCTGGTTATGAACACTATTACCCTTATGATGAAAGATATCAAAAGGTCTATGATATTTGTATTGAATTTGACATTCCAGTAATGTTTCATACTGGAGACACATATTCTGAAAAAGGAAAATTGAGATATTCAAGACCTCTTAATTTAGATGATGTAGCTGTCGATAATCCTGAATTGAAGATTGTAATGTGCCATTTAGGAAATCCTTGGATACAGGATGCTCAAGAAGTAATTTATAAAAATAAAAATGTCTATGCGGATGTATCTGGATTGGTTGTTGGATCCTTTGATCACTTTTTTGAAAAAATGATGAAAGACAAAGTTGCAGAATTGATAAACTATGCTGGTGAACCTAGATATCTTTTGTATGGCACAGATTGGCCAATCAGTACTATGGATTCATATCTTAATTTTGTAGCAAAACTAAACATCAAAAAAGCATTTCGAGATAATTTTATGTACAAAAATGCAAAAGCATTATTCAAAATTTCATAA
- a CDS encoding GNAT family N-acetyltransferase has translation MSIQSRHSHVIIRNMRQADIPKVVELQKAAFPVMAAEGVYWKPEQLKVHLQIFPQGQFVAEYNKKIIGSCSSLIVRLDPEYKDHTWKDACGDSFLKNHDPKGDSLYGADVSSHPNHRRLGVATKLYSARQALAIKLNLRRIIAGGRLFNYCDFAKELSPIEYVVKVKRHEIKEPVLTFQLRNHFKFVKILPNYMKDPRSLNYATFIEWKNPHFEEKS, from the coding sequence ATGTCAATTCAATCTAGACACAGTCATGTGATAATACGAAACATGAGACAGGCAGATATACCTAAAGTAGTTGAATTACAAAAAGCTGCTTTCCCTGTTATGGCTGCAGAAGGAGTCTATTGGAAACCTGAACAACTTAAAGTACATTTACAGATTTTCCCCCAAGGTCAATTTGTCGCAGAATATAATAAAAAAATTATTGGTTCCTGTAGTAGTTTGATAGTTCGCCTAGATCCAGAGTATAAAGATCATACCTGGAAAGACGCATGTGGAGATAGTTTTTTAAAAAATCATGACCCAAAAGGGGATTCACTATATGGTGCTGATGTGTCATCCCATCCAAATCATAGACGATTGGGGGTTGCAACAAAGTTGTATAGTGCAAGACAAGCCTTGGCAATAAAACTAAACTTGCGAAGAATTATTGCTGGAGGTAGATTGTTCAACTACTGTGACTTTGCAAAAGAACTCTCACCAATAGAATATGTTGTCAAAGTAAAACGTCATGAAATAAAAGAACCTGTTTTAACTTTTCAACTCCGAAATCATTTCAAATTTGTCAAAATATTGCCTAATTACATGAAGGATCCTAGATCACTTAACTATGCAACTTTTATTGAATGGAAAAATCCACATTTTGAAGAAAAATCATGA
- a CDS encoding cation diffusion facilitator family transporter, whose product MAGGSTKAVYAALFGNLGIAVTKFVAAAMTGSASMWAESYHSASDTANQILLLLGIRLSKKPETDLHQFGYGKSQFFWSFIVATMIFGISGILSLEQGFSSLLGEEHQFENPIINYIVLIIAAGFEGNALRIAISHFKKPIVKRGDKAGFSNLYKEFKNSKDTSILTVIVEDTAALLGIGVAAVGIFLTDITGNTQYDAISSIIIGALLMSFAFFLAKENRGLLLGESISDEQKKQILSLVNTIPEVHKVVTMKTMHLSPTTVIVGIEVNLIDGLDTDKIETITDEIEQQIMTVLPRSKKEYIFVEIER is encoded by the coding sequence TTGGCAGGAGGCTCAACAAAAGCAGTTTATGCAGCACTTTTTGGGAATCTTGGAATTGCAGTTACAAAATTCGTGGCAGCTGCAATGACTGGCAGTGCCTCAATGTGGGCAGAATCCTATCACTCTGCATCAGATACGGCAAACCAAATTCTCCTGTTATTAGGAATTAGATTAAGCAAAAAACCTGAAACAGATTTACATCAATTTGGTTATGGAAAATCGCAATTCTTTTGGTCATTTATTGTAGCAACCATGATCTTTGGAATTTCAGGAATTTTGTCATTAGAGCAAGGATTTTCATCTTTGTTAGGTGAAGAACACCAATTTGAAAACCCTATAATCAATTACATAGTATTGATAATAGCGGCAGGATTTGAGGGAAATGCATTAAGAATCGCAATTAGTCATTTCAAAAAACCAATTGTTAAACGTGGAGATAAAGCTGGTTTTTCAAATTTGTATAAAGAATTCAAAAACAGTAAGGATACATCCATTCTAACAGTCATAGTTGAAGATACTGCTGCCTTGTTGGGAATCGGTGTTGCAGCAGTTGGGATTTTTCTTACAGACATTACAGGGAATACACAATATGATGCAATTAGCTCCATCATCATTGGAGCTTTATTGATGTCTTTTGCATTTTTCTTGGCAAAAGAAAATCGGGGATTATTGTTAGGTGAATCAATTTCTGATGAACAGAAAAAACAGATCTTATCTTTAGTGAACACAATACCTGAAGTTCACAAAGTGGTCACTATGAAAACTATGCACCTTAGTCCAACAACAGTGATTGTTGGAATTGAAGTCAATCTAATTGACGGATTAGACACAGACAAGATAGAAACTATCACAGATGAAATTGAACAGCAAATAATGACAGTTTTGCCACGGTCAAAAAAAGAATATATTTTTGTAGAGATAGAACGCTAA
- a CDS encoding ion transporter, producing the protein MTNKAMQRAYEILEGTTNDKITKSFQIFIIILIAVNVLVVIIETEESVLDEYGYLFTPFEVFSIIVFTVEYAGRITVCKLNPKYQHSKYSIIRFLVTPMMLIDLAAILPFFLPFVVTDVRFIRIIRLLRLFRLFKLARYSEPMQTLGDVFKSKAGDLAVAFFILFIVLIFASSLMYHAEHEAQPELFSSIPSSMWWGVITLTTIGYGDVYPVTIAGKIIGAGVAILGIAVYAIPTGIMASAFTEELRKKRDQKNNTCPHCGKDFTHT; encoded by the coding sequence GTGACCAATAAAGCAATGCAACGAGCATATGAAATTTTAGAAGGTACTACTAATGACAAAATTACAAAAAGTTTCCAAATTTTCATAATTATACTAATTGCTGTAAATGTACTAGTTGTAATTATTGAAACAGAAGAATCTGTTTTGGATGAATATGGTTATTTATTTACTCCTTTTGAAGTATTTTCAATAATTGTCTTTACAGTAGAGTATGCAGGAAGAATAACCGTTTGTAAATTAAATCCAAAATACCAACATTCCAAATACAGTATAATTCGATTTTTGGTCACGCCCATGATGCTAATTGATCTAGCTGCAATATTGCCATTCTTTTTGCCATTTGTAGTAACAGATGTGAGATTCATTAGAATAATTCGACTCTTGAGGCTATTTCGATTATTCAAACTTGCCCGATATTCTGAACCCATGCAGACACTAGGTGATGTATTCAAATCAAAAGCAGGTGATTTGGCCGTAGCATTTTTCATTCTATTTATCGTGCTGATCTTTGCCTCTAGCTTAATGTATCATGCAGAGCATGAGGCCCAGCCTGAATTATTCTCCAGTATTCCATCGTCAATGTGGTGGGGTGTTATCACACTTACAACTATAGGATACGGTGATGTGTATCCTGTAACCATAGCTGGAAAAATAATTGGTGCTGGGGTTGCAATACTTGGAATTGCAGTATATGCAATTCCTACAGGAATTATGGCATCTGCATTTACAGAAGAATTGAGGAAAAAAAGAGATCAAAAAAATAATACTTGCCCACATTGTGGAAAAGATTTCACACATACCTAA
- the corA gene encoding magnesium/cobalt transporter CorA: MRDQIGIIVNRLVYGFTFAFLYQIVIGIATSLLSLPLTGNIQDLISGVEQIDSQQGPWLVTWWIISTLIITGMALMIIRYKKYLSPYKGEKNIEVPPRITVVTAIIIGSLISFLFFLLDSVIGLVAKAGTATDVEAIYQAAVVGDFTPLVISIIFSIVAGFIIVGVASKTSKVKEITKDLGLQDITKISQIINKTKTQKISLSDTIGQSPGALIHVGEKRVENIRIDMMEYDNETISEQNNVKIEECLESKDKPNVSWINVIGIHDPKIIEAFGNSFEIHPLHQANIMNTELRPSIEVSDNYVMIMLKMPHYINETGKLELEQISIILAKDHVITFQEIEADFFDQIRKRLRNKTGAIRNLKSDYLSYAIIDAIIDSYFLVIEKIGDITEELEEELMKNPTADTMQTIQTLKRRMISLRKSIWPAREIIDFLGRDSTMLISDNTRTYLRDVYNHVIQVIDTIEGLRDVIGGMLDTYLSSVSNRMNEVMKTLTIIASIFIPITFIAGIYGTNFVYVPELQWEGSYFVMLTGMAAISGIMIAWFKRKKWL, from the coding sequence TTGAGAGATCAAATTGGAATCATTGTCAATAGACTAGTTTATGGGTTTACTTTTGCCTTTTTGTATCAAATTGTTATTGGAATAGCTACATCTTTACTTTCATTACCTTTAACTGGTAACATTCAAGATCTTATTTCTGGAGTTGAACAAATAGACTCCCAACAGGGACCCTGGCTTGTTACATGGTGGATAATTTCCACTTTAATTATCACAGGTATGGCATTAATGATAATCCGATACAAAAAGTATCTTTCTCCTTACAAGGGTGAAAAAAATATTGAAGTTCCACCAAGAATTACTGTAGTCACTGCAATCATAATTGGCTCTTTAATTTCGTTCCTGTTTTTCTTACTTGACTCTGTTATTGGATTGGTTGCAAAAGCAGGAACTGCCACTGATGTAGAAGCAATCTATCAGGCTGCAGTTGTCGGTGATTTTACTCCACTAGTAATTAGCATAATCTTTTCAATAGTTGCAGGGTTCATTATTGTTGGAGTTGCAAGCAAGACATCAAAAGTTAAAGAAATTACAAAAGATTTGGGATTGCAAGATATTACAAAAATTTCCCAGATTATAAACAAAACAAAAACTCAAAAAATTTCACTATCTGATACAATTGGACAAAGTCCAGGAGCTCTGATTCATGTTGGAGAAAAAAGAGTAGAAAACATTCGAATAGATATGATGGAATATGATAATGAAACAATTAGTGAACAAAATAATGTAAAAATTGAAGAATGTTTAGAATCTAAGGACAAACCAAATGTTTCATGGATTAATGTCATTGGTATACATGATCCAAAAATCATTGAAGCATTTGGAAATAGTTTTGAAATTCATCCACTTCATCAGGCAAATATTATGAATACTGAATTGCGACCTTCAATTGAAGTTTCTGATAATTATGTTATGATAATGTTAAAAATGCCTCATTATATTAATGAAACAGGAAAGCTAGAATTGGAACAAATTTCAATAATTCTGGCAAAAGATCATGTCATTACATTTCAAGAAATTGAGGCTGATTTTTTTGATCAAATTAGAAAACGACTGAGAAACAAAACAGGTGCAATTAGAAATCTTAAAAGTGATTATCTATCTTATGCAATAATTGATGCAATAATTGATAGTTATTTTCTAGTTATAGAAAAAATTGGAGACATTACCGAGGAATTAGAAGAAGAATTGATGAAAAATCCCACTGCCGATACTATGCAGACAATTCAAACATTAAAACGTCGAATGATCTCTTTGAGAAAATCAATTTGGCCTGCTCGTGAAATAATAGATTTTCTTGGACGTGATTCAACAATGCTGATTTCTGATAACACTAGAACTTATCTGAGAGATGTTTACAATCATGTTATTCAGGTAATAGACACTATAGAGGGACTGCGCGATGTCATTGGTGGTATGCTAGACACTTACCTGTCGAGTGTAAGCAATAGAATGAATGAGGTGATGAAGACGCTTACAATAATTGCATCTATTTTCATACCCATTACATTCATAGCTGGGATATATGGAACAAATTTTGTATATGTTCCAGAATTGCAATGGGAAGGAAGTTATTTTGTCATGTTAACTGGAATGGCAGCTATCTCGGGAATTATGATTGCGTGGTTTAAACGAAAGAAATGGCTCTAA
- a CDS encoding DUF6659 family protein, giving the protein MALLTADEIKKLDNACGILSNEDKVRHVGVINELGRLVAGGFKKGKSPLLEDEKISMTYMQMQLDFKMRKELDDVLGPIDYIASRRTKQLIISVPIGENLVLISAEPDADDKLIIKKAEELFDDITIKTI; this is encoded by the coding sequence ATGGCATTATTAACAGCTGATGAAATTAAAAAATTAGATAATGCATGTGGCATATTATCTAATGAAGATAAAGTAAGACATGTGGGTGTGATTAATGAGCTTGGAAGATTAGTTGCAGGTGGATTCAAAAAAGGAAAATCACCACTTTTAGAAGATGAGAAAATTTCCATGACATACATGCAGATGCAATTAGATTTTAAAATGAGAAAAGAGTTAGATGACGTATTGGGACCAATAGATTATATTGCATCAAGAAGAACTAAGCAATTGATCATTAGCGTGCCAATTGGAGAAAATTTAGTACTGATTTCAGCTGAACCTGATGCAGATGATAAATTAATTATCAAAAAAGCAGAAGAATTGTTTGACGACATTACAATTAAAACAATCTAA
- a CDS encoding response regulator: MSLKKTILLVDDDIDLLENTSYMVRSMGYDVVTAEDGQDAVSKYKDVRPNLTIMDIKMPKMDGFDAFFKMKQFDPEANVILITAFSMDEKKHLKAKSMSLITTIHKPYSFEQLEEIVGQYA; encoded by the coding sequence ATGTCATTGAAGAAAACTATCTTGCTAGTAGATGATGATATAGATCTGCTAGAAAATACATCTTACATGGTTAGGAGTATGGGATATGATGTGGTTACTGCTGAAGACGGACAAGACGCTGTATCCAAATACAAAGATGTTCGCCCAAACTTGACAATTATGGACATAAAGATGCCCAAAATGGATGGATTTGATGCTTTTTTTAAAATGAAACAGTTTGATCCAGAAGCAAATGTCATCCTAATTACTGCATTTTCTATGGATGAGAAAAAACACCTAAAGGCAAAAAGTATGTCACTAATCACAACAATTCACAAGCCATATTCTTTTGAACAACTAGAAGAAATTGTTGGCCAGTATGCATAA
- a CDS encoding sensor histidine kinase encodes MKISFLIIAVMFGISLTFTITGLVTFDLTVQEIKKLLGSRNEGFAFNMIQNLDRHIESRISDFQELSKTELLRDTLLDSNKEFEKLENIKAYLQIKEQEIEFTEDNPFIGGVSDVALTRDLLETIEFYQDEYGYDVVEELFVTNAYGANVALASGISDYSQSDEEWWQQTKENGQYIGKLQFNETYQNYSIEFAYSVMDTDGNFIGILRVLITLDDLLNDFIQESALLTIPGRTVLLLDHDGAQIFSNKEIFLNESPISYFRTIQKGNDVGFFELGDDDDVDNFRLVSYAQSTGYRTFEGFDWIVVVEQNSSSIVNEFVELRNSIIGVSILGMIASIIGAFLISSTVSSPLKHLAITANSISNGDFKTTNTKTNKIDEINTISRSFDDMAKNLQKLINTEKQLAEANVKIKNERLTAIGEVSASMAHNIKNPLATVKSSAEILQKNSKNDDEIKDVVRRMNRSIDTISHQINDVLNYVRVTPLDVKLIKISDLMQSAKNSIEIPHNILLEIPETELQITGDSEKLEIVFINIFLNAIQAIGKDDGKISCMIEQKNSNIIIKIQNSGSNIPEEILSHIFQPLVTSKQKGTGLGLSTCKNIIEQHKGTISAQNNPTCFIITMPISSE; translated from the coding sequence TTGAAAATATCTTTTCTAATAATTGCAGTCATGTTTGGAATATCTCTTACTTTTACGATTACAGGATTGGTTACTTTTGATTTGACTGTACAGGAAATCAAAAAACTCCTGGGCTCCAGAAATGAAGGATTTGCATTTAATATGATTCAAAATTTGGATAGGCATATAGAAAGCAGAATATCTGATTTTCAGGAATTATCAAAGACAGAATTGCTTCGTGATACATTATTGGATTCAAATAAAGAATTTGAAAAACTTGAAAATATCAAAGCGTATTTACAAATAAAAGAACAGGAAATAGAATTTACAGAAGATAATCCTTTCATAGGAGGTGTATCTGATGTTGCTCTAACAAGAGATCTTTTAGAAACAATAGAGTTCTATCAAGATGAATATGGCTATGATGTTGTAGAAGAACTTTTTGTTACTAATGCTTATGGTGCCAATGTTGCTTTGGCTTCTGGAATATCAGATTATTCACAAAGTGACGAGGAATGGTGGCAACAAACAAAAGAAAATGGACAATATATTGGAAAACTTCAATTTAATGAGACCTATCAAAACTATTCTATAGAGTTTGCATACAGTGTCATGGATACAGACGGAAATTTTATTGGAATTTTAAGAGTCTTGATTACACTTGATGATTTATTAAATGATTTTATTCAAGAATCTGCCCTTCTTACCATTCCAGGAAGGACTGTTTTGTTACTAGATCATGATGGAGCACAAATTTTCTCAAACAAAGAAATTTTCTTGAATGAGTCTCCGATTTCCTATTTTAGAACTATACAAAAAGGGAATGACGTTGGATTTTTTGAATTAGGTGATGATGATGATGTAGATAATTTTCGTCTTGTCTCTTATGCACAATCCACTGGATATAGAACTTTTGAAGGATTTGACTGGATAGTTGTAGTAGAGCAAAACAGTTCATCTATTGTTAATGAGTTTGTTGAATTACGAAATTCAATCATCGGAGTATCGATTTTAGGTATGATTGCATCAATCATTGGTGCATTTTTAATTTCCAGTACTGTTTCGTCTCCATTAAAACATTTGGCAATAACTGCTAATTCAATTTCTAATGGTGATTTTAAGACAACAAATACAAAAACAAACAAAATTGATGAAATCAACACAATTAGCAGATCCTTTGATGATATGGCAAAAAATCTACAAAAATTGATCAATACAGAAAAGCAGTTGGCAGAGGCCAATGTCAAAATAAAAAATGAGAGGCTTACAGCTATTGGAGAAGTTTCAGCAAGCATGGCTCACAACATAAAAAATCCTTTAGCAACTGTGAAGAGCTCAGCTGAAATATTGCAGAAAAATTCTAAAAATGATGATGAAATAAAAGACGTTGTCAGACGAATGAATCGTTCTATTGATACAATATCGCATCAAATTAATGATGTGTTAAATTATGTCCGTGTTACACCATTAGATGTAAAACTAATTAAAATAAGTGACTTAATGCAATCTGCAAAAAATTCCATAGAAATACCTCATAACATTTTACTAGAAATCCCCGAAACTGAACTTCAAATAACTGGCGATTCTGAAAAATTGGAAATTGTTTTTATCAATATTTTCCTTAATGCAATTCAAGCAATTGGAAAAGATGATGGGAAAATTTCATGTATGATAGAACAAAAAAATTCTAATATAATAATAAAAATCCAAAATTCTGGTTCTAATATTCCTGAAGAGATATTATCACATATTTTTCAACCACTTGTAACATCTAAACAAAAGGGAACCGGGTTGGGTCTATCTACATGCAAAAATATCATTGAACAACACAAGGGAACAATTTCTGCCCAAAATAATCCCACTTGTTTTATCATAACTATGCCTATCTCATCAGAATAA